The proteins below come from a single Pararge aegeria chromosome 23, ilParAegt1.1, whole genome shotgun sequence genomic window:
- the LOC120634363 gene encoding myosin regulatory light chain 2: protein MADKEKKIKKKKAKEDAPAEEAAAPAAASGGERQSSRGSRKAKRTGSNVFSMFSQKQVAEFKEAFQLMDHDKDGIIGKSDLRATFDSLGRLAVEKELDEMVNEASGPINFTQLLTLFANRMSGGSDEDDVVINAFKTFDNDGKIDSERLRHALMTWGDKFSADEVDEAYDQMEIDDKGFIDTTKLITMLTASAEEEEGGEAA from the exons atg GCGGACAAGGAAAAGAAGATCAAGAAGAAGAAGGCAAAAGAAGACGCGCCTGCAGAAGAAGCCGCGGCCCCCGCAGCGGCCTCTGGCGGTGAGCGCCAGTCTTCCCGTGGCAGCCGGAAAGCCAAGCGCACCGGCTCCAATGTCTTCTCCATGTTCTCCCAAAAGCAGGTCGCCGAATTTAAAGAG GCCTTCCAGCTAATGGACCACGACAAGGACGGTATCATCGGCAAGAGCGACCTCCGCGCCACCTTCGACTCCCTCGGCAGGCTCGCCGTCGAGAAGGAGCTCGACGAGATGGTCAACGAGGCGTCCGGCCCCATCAACTTCACGCAGCTGCTGACCCTCTTCGCCAACCGCATGTCCGGCGGATCCGACGAAGATGACGTAGTCATCAACGCCTTCAAGACCTTCGACAACGACGGCAAGATCGACTCCGAAAGGCTCAGGCACGCACTCATGACCTGGGGCGACAAGTTCTCCGCCGACGAGGTCGACGAGGCGTACGACCAGATGGAGATCGACGACAAAGGCTTCATCGACACCACCAAGCTCATCACCATGCTCACCGCCAGCGCCGAAGAGGAGGAAGGTGGAGAGGCCGCGTAA